A window of Longimicrobium sp. contains these coding sequences:
- a CDS encoding glycosyltransferase has translation MTGRAATADGAAASGAAGSGPPLVSVVVTTRDRHDSLERMLASLARQTYPRLETIVYDDASDPPVRGAPGVTLLRRDEPHGACYGRNRCFEKAQGEFVLTLDDDVELEDPGLIARAVELAERHPDVAMLMFREVRPDGVYTNTPPGPEGAALQITKPGFYGCLIRTGALRRVGMYLVEEFDYCEEEVELAIRLLDAGLRIVYVPWLSLCHHGDERTRDWRRRFRLTARNTMLTALLRYPLRDLPRGLAGPVRMFCRRPPVDGRRDWLGLAWIAWHLLAKVPFALRHRAPIRHATLVRHRQIFDRPVPVELAPAPGEPRAGPAPGARPPGGPQGGSVATSRAGR, from the coding sequence ATGACGGGCCGCGCAGCGACCGCCGACGGGGCCGCGGCGAGCGGGGCCGCCGGGTCCGGGCCGCCCCTGGTGTCGGTGGTGGTGACCACGCGCGACCGCCACGACAGCCTGGAGCGGATGCTGGCCTCGCTGGCGCGCCAGACGTACCCGCGGCTGGAGACGATCGTCTACGACGACGCCTCGGACCCGCCGGTCCGGGGCGCGCCCGGCGTCACCCTGCTGCGCCGCGACGAGCCGCACGGCGCCTGCTACGGCCGCAACCGCTGCTTCGAGAAGGCGCAGGGCGAGTTCGTGCTCACCCTCGACGACGACGTGGAGCTCGAGGACCCCGGGCTGATCGCCAGGGCGGTGGAGCTGGCCGAGCGCCACCCCGACGTGGCGATGCTGATGTTCCGCGAGGTGCGCCCCGACGGGGTCTACACCAACACCCCGCCGGGCCCCGAGGGCGCGGCGCTGCAGATCACCAAGCCCGGGTTCTACGGGTGCCTGATCCGCACCGGCGCGCTCCGGCGGGTGGGGATGTACCTGGTGGAGGAGTTCGACTACTGCGAGGAAGAGGTGGAGCTGGCCATCCGGCTGCTGGACGCGGGGCTGCGCATCGTGTACGTGCCCTGGCTCTCCCTCTGCCACCACGGCGACGAGCGGACCCGCGACTGGCGCCGCCGCTTCCGGCTGACGGCGCGCAACACCATGCTCACCGCCCTGCTGCGCTACCCGCTGCGCGACCTCCCGCGCGGGCTGGCCGGCCCGGTGCGGATGTTCTGCAGGCGGCCGCCGGTCGACGGGCGGCGGGACTGGCTCGGGCTGGCGTGGATCGCCTGGCACCTCCTGGCGAAGGTGCCGTTCGCACTGCGCCACCGCGCTCCGATCCGCCACGCCACGCTCGTGCGGCACCGCCAGATCTTCGACCGCCCGGTGCCCGTGGAGCTCGCCCCCGCGCCCGGGGAGCCGCGGGCGGGGCCGGCCCCCGGGGCCCGCCCGCCGGGGGGGCCGCAGGGCGGGAGTGTCGCCACCTCCCGGGCCGGCCGTTAG
- a CDS encoding class I SAM-dependent methyltransferase encodes MTDPVTPTSAPLLRAVGSRLHAVRLRLRSLPPRTRRQKHDLLASAPLGEAERALLRGVDSRISHRDGMYLGDGRHYFGAGLSALRCVEAALEAAGAARVERILDLPCGHGRVLRFLVRRFPGARVTACDLDRDGVDFCAARFGARPAYSVPDFDRLELDGPFDLAWCGSLVTHLDAAPIAALLRFFARHLAPGGVVVFTAHGERGAEEIGASGYGLLPEAARGALASYRAGGFGYADYPGQAGYGISLTSRDWVRAEVERAGLREAFFRAAGWDAHQDVYGLTRADAGAAPARAAR; translated from the coding sequence ATGACCGACCCCGTGACCCCGACTTCCGCGCCGCTCCTGCGCGCCGTGGGCAGCCGCCTGCACGCCGTGCGGCTCCGCCTCCGCTCGCTGCCGCCGCGCACGCGCCGGCAGAAGCACGACCTGCTCGCCTCCGCGCCGCTCGGCGAGGCCGAGCGCGCCCTGCTGCGCGGGGTGGACAGCCGGATCTCCCACCGCGACGGGATGTACCTGGGCGACGGGCGGCACTACTTCGGGGCCGGCCTATCCGCCCTGCGCTGCGTCGAGGCGGCGCTCGAGGCGGCGGGCGCCGCGCGGGTCGAGCGGATCCTGGACCTGCCCTGCGGCCACGGCCGGGTGCTGCGCTTCCTGGTCCGCCGCTTCCCCGGGGCCCGGGTCACCGCCTGCGACCTCGACCGCGATGGGGTGGACTTCTGCGCGGCGAGGTTCGGCGCGCGCCCCGCGTACTCGGTGCCCGACTTCGACCGGCTGGAGCTGGACGGGCCCTTCGACCTGGCCTGGTGCGGCTCGCTCGTCACCCACCTGGACGCCGCCCCGATCGCGGCGCTGCTGCGCTTCTTCGCCCGCCACCTGGCGCCGGGAGGGGTGGTGGTGTTCACGGCCCACGGCGAGCGGGGCGCGGAGGAGATCGGCGCCTCGGGGTACGGCCTGCTCCCCGAAGCCGCGCGGGGGGCGCTCGCGTCGTACCGCGCGGGCGGGTTCGGGTACGCGGACTACCCCGGCCAGGCCGGCTACGGGATCTCGCTGACCTCGCGCGACTGGGTGCGGGCCGAGGTGGAGCGGGCCGGCCTGCGGGAGGCGTTCTTCCGCGCGGCCGGCTGGGACGCCCACCAGGACGTGTACGGGCTCACCCGGGCGGACGCGGGCGCCGCGCCGGCGCGGGCGGCGCGATGA